cattccagtggttttagccggtaacaGTCCAGCGCAAATCTTCGTCTTTCCCAGGAAgaaggaagtccatgaggattttcATCGGTTCAAAAAATCGCTTTTCTTTATGGAtgttgtcttgcttccacaaagcTACCTGTCCTGCTCCAGTCTTCCGTAAGCGCATAAGTCAAGCAGCAGTTTAAATTTGAATGCAAAATGAGGTGCTGGTAAAGGTGACTTTGTGACAGAGGCTTAAGCATTGACCTTAACAAGCGATTTTCAAATAAGATCAAGAATTTGTTACGCCAGTCTATCATGTTATAATAGAGTTAAGTGGTTTCAAGTCAACGAACTTGGCAGCAAAAAGGATTAATGCTGGcttgttacaatttttttttaattttaaatgttaagcaAAAAGAAAGGCTTTcaaatatgtacttaaaatCAAGCTGGCTAGAATTCGTTTCTGAGAAACAGTAACTAAAAAGAGTTAATAATAcgtgaaaacttattaaataaataattaaaaaaaaaaattttgtttcctagttgcgactataacttatggcattttattgtgaataggtgttttgtaaagttgattctgttcatcgacttttggcgctgactgtaaatattactattaaacCACAAATCGAATTTTCCATTTGACCCTAAAATGTCAATTTCAATAATTCTTAACGAAAACGAAGGGTAACAAAAAGTACTATTTCGAGAACCAGTTGAAAAGATAAAAATCCCAATTCAAACCGGTTAAAAAAGCTTTCATTATGTTAATgtggtttaaaaaaagattaaaaggGTAAAATGCCTTTTTCATTAGAACACGTTCCCAGCGAgattcaaaagaaaatgaaatgcgTTTTTTCCGACTTGTGTTTCAGTCGGCTAGCTGTTTGAATCGTTTGGACATAGTATGAGTGTTTGAGTAATTAAGCCTGTTTTACGGTCTTTTATTGAGGTACTAATTTGCATATTCTCGTATGGAAATGAGATTTAggtttgaaagtaaaaaaaaatattcagtgtaGGGAAATTTACCACCAATGGTTGGAAATTAAAGTAAGcagacaaattttaaatttcgtcaaaaccaaattttaataaaaggtctagtatttttttaaatgttgcctaGATAATGAAGACGACCTCTCTCAGATGTatagaatttagttttttatcttGATAAATAACCTTAGATCGATTCTATCACACACACTTTAAAAATACTACTTCTATACAAAAGCAATTGTTTCAGAatcaaaacataacaaaaaataccaaatcgCATCGATTTTTACTCGATTACACATAAAAACCCATATTTTCTCCAAAATGTTCACCTTCACAAAAACGTCTGTATCAAAATTCTCGTCGACACTAAACTATAGATTTTGTAAGCCTATTAGTTCAAACCATTGCGCCCTTCGGCTTACACGACATTAGTTAAGCCGGTATTTACCTGCAATTCTTAAAAGTAGGCCGTGTTTGAGACAGGCCTTGCTGAGGCCAAATGTAGTGAAAATATTCACAGTGATTGAGCACAGGATGTGGCGgagatttaattttagacaTACTTGGAGCAGTGTTTAAAGATTGGCTGTAAAATATGTTGAGATACAGCATTTTCTCCAAGAGTTTCCACTTGTAGTATTATTTGGGAAGAAAAAACATGACAAATGGTAATTTGGTATTTTGATATGATGATCCTGATGATagtctaatttaaataaaaatgtttaaaactttcACTACAGGTGTCAGTTTCTATCTATAATAATCGAATTTTTTtctgaagggtgggcgatacggggagctctTTGTtactttgacattcaataagaCAAGTGCaactttgaataaatggattttgatttttttttcatcgtcGTACCCGATACCCTAAAGATTATTCTAATTGTGATTTCATTCAAGTCTATGAATAAGTTCAAAGACTCTATAAACTGAATTAATCTCAATTTCCACTTTCATACATACCAGTCTTCAAACTACCTTAAGTTCCTACACTTTTCCGAACATTTAAATAGTCCTAGACCTCATACAACTTAAGTCAAAAGCCTCCAAATGATCCCTAATGTAACCTACACAGGCCTACGGACTACAGTTGATATACTCATAGCCACGTTTACTGAATAGGAATGTTATCGGGGTCCGTAGGCGTTTGGAGTTCACCTATAATGTAATGCCTGGAGGACCAGTCGTTAGTGCTAGGTATTCCGAAAAGGCAGGGTAATGACCTTAGTCGGTTATGTCACCCTTATAAGTACTTATAGAACCTTGtgttattggaaaataaaatattgtttgcttacgtaagtttttttttgtcgtagAGGTACAAGaattaaagattttcttttatgtcgtaaacaaaaaaataaaggggatgcagtaatttaaaatctcgtgtgacgtcacttaccagtacgctttttactattAAGTAATGTTTTAGCCCCCACTACAAAActagtgtttttttatcttccttaatttttttgtaaatttgtttggAGGATTATAGAGATTCATAaaattagatttagtcaaataccctattattatcaataatgaataaaaatacaaatcatgaAGCATTTTTTTCATACGCATGGAAAACATTATCATTACCTCCTTCTGGCATAGTCGggtaaaaaataacataaactgCCCCGATCCTTAatctacaaatttaaatttaataccaAAAACACTAACTCAGAAACTCCAAGTCTCAAGCTTATATCATCTAGTATTCGTTACGTAACGTTACCGTTGACCTTTTACCGTTTGACTACGCTGTACTACGTCACAATGCACTGCAGTAGAGGGTCAATGTCTCCTGCACTCCAAGGTATACTCTCGGAAGGGAGATGACTTGGCTCGCAGTGTAGGTACCTGCAATGTCGAATAGAGGTCAAGATTTACTAAACTTTTTAGTTGACATTCGgttccaaattgaaaacttgAAGAAAAATTCTGTTGTGTTAGGtgtgttaataatataaactcATTTGATTTTGggtgtttttattacatttctaatGCTTAtgactgacctgttggtctaatGGTTAATGGCCCTGACTGCGAATACAAGACCGTATGTTCGATTCTCGCCCAGGACAAATGGTTGTGCAATGTGcacgattttttattctttatcttGGTGTAGCTTAAGTATATTATGTACGCGTTTAGAAATATTGAAGGAGGTTTATCAATAATCCAGTCCTTATAATATAAGTTTGCCTTCGTTTGAGGCTAAGCAAAACGTAACgtgaaagtttaatattatctttatttaattactctTTTCATTGCGCACAACATTTTCCAGCACAATGTTTCCTGGGACCAATTAGCACCTCTTCAACTTAGATATCTGGTAAGTAGACAGGACGCTCTGCACCTTCTCACTTCTCCAAAATGCAATAGTTTTAAAAGGAGGAGGATGTTTTAGCGATTAtctctattatataaaattctcatgtcacggtgtacgaaattgaaaacatccgaaacggctcaaccgattctCAAAAATTGTGCGTATTGGGTCTGAGAATATAACAGTAATTCATAAAAGAAGTGATAAGTGCTAGAAAGAATCTAAAACTAAGTTACATGAGCTTTAAATATCACAGCTAACATTTCCTTGCTAAACttaaaagattattataataaatgaagtgAAGCTGACGCGTTACTCACGCGCCATTAAGCAGACCCTCTATTGGGCTCCTGTAGCGCGAAACAGACTCTTTGGCATTATCTTTTACTTAACAACCTATTGTTAAAAGATTTGCTGTATATTTTTCACCAGCGGTTGAACCAGAATGATAATGgtttttgttgaaaactttGACGAAATATGAATTGGAttagaatgttttgttttacaaaaaccaGACATTATTACTATGAcctaaatctaatataattgGAAGTTATTCACTATTTGACTTGATAAAATACTAGGCATACGAGAAGATATCAAAAAAAGGCATAAAATACTTCTGTTCagtatttatttagatgaaaggaaaaaattaagaaaaaaacatatattaagtcattattaaatgatgtaacggtttactcacgcgtatttatcggggtagcccgactagtttcggacccaaccggagtccttaatcatgagcagacgcggcgggatcgcgagtcgaactgacgtcagcggccgcgcatctcgctgcgtagcgccgcgcccgcgccgtgagcggcggtggggccggcgacgccggtggcgcgggtggggggtctgctgtcgtcattggcatcgtccgtgctcccgtactggctgagtcagtgcatactatgctgaccgcgtcgctctccaggcttggcttcatatgacataacgcagcattcagtgctggtttccacgctgccggcagtgtccatccacggtctctgttgaaattcgggtgacggctgatttctatagcctcccgtacttttcgcggcacgaagtatttctccttcgctagtacggaggctttgtcaaAACGTATGAagtgtgccgtccccgcattacacacatgttctgccactgccgacttgtcggtgtccatgttcttcatgctgcgtatgtgttcgcccagtctggttgctacattacgccgggtttccccaatgtagctcaggccgcaatcgcacggtattttgtatactcccgggaagtctaaaggatccttgtccttgggagagcggatcatctgtcgcagttgtccgggcggccgatagatcgtcttgatgctatatctccggcgtaacaagcgacctatcttgtctgtgacaccctgcacgtacggtaagtacgcaggagtccgctcagcctccgccggacgcttaCGAGCTTCACCCGCAGATCCCAGGAGACGTCTACACTTGCGCCACTGATATccgttgcgctctaatacgtcacgtACATGCCTCAGTTCCGCATTGACGTAATCATGGTCGCATAGAGCgagtgctcggttcagcagcgtacgaggcaccgaagataggtgtgagGGGTGGTGATGAGAGTCGGCCCGTAGGTACCGGTCTGTGTGCGTTGGCTTCCGGTATACGGTATGAGTCACCCGTCCGTTCGGCTCTCGAATGACCAGTACGTCCAGGAACGGTaactttccttctttttcctCCTCTATGGTGACCTCTATCTTCGCGTGCACCCGATTTAGGTGTGACGTCAGGTCCTTCAATGAGTCCCGGGCGACGACAGCAAAAATATCGTCTACATATCGCCACCAGTATCGCGGTTTCACGTTTGC
The genomic region above belongs to Trichoplusia ni isolate ovarian cell line Hi5 chromosome 5, tn1, whole genome shotgun sequence and contains:
- the LOC113494083 gene encoding uncharacterized protein LOC113494083, whose translation is MGSPLAPVVANIFMEWFEEKALESANVKPRYWWRYVDDIFAVVARDSLKDLTSHLNRVHAKIEVTIEEEKEGKLPFLDVLVIREPNGRVTHTVYRKPTHTDRYLRADSHHHPSHLSSVPRTLLNRALALCDHDYVNAELRHVRDVLERNGYQWRKCRRLLGSAGEARTYTASQVISLPRVYLGVQETLTLYCSAL